The Toxorhynchites rutilus septentrionalis strain SRP chromosome 1, ASM2978413v1, whole genome shotgun sequence genome contains the following window.
TTTTCGTATTAATGTGTGGCAGGCTTTTTGTTGAATTATCGTATTTGCTAAACGCAATAATTATTATTGCGCGTACCTTCCGATCGTGattcgaagatttttttttgtttattctcaACACATTACgaattattgttgttttttgttttacgGATTATATTGATGTTACTTTAATAATTAATAAAACTGCTCGTTTAGAAAGCGAAGAGAAGCAAGAAGGCCATCATCAAACAAAACAGACCCATGGCTTCGGACAGGGCGAAACCCAAGATAGCGTAGGAGAACAGCTGCTGCTTCAGGGATGGGTTTCTCGCGTAGCCGATGATCAGAGAACCGAACACCGTTCCGATACCAGCACCTGCACACATTCGGGAATAGGAGAAACAGATTAGATATCAGTTCGATATTCATTTGGCGGGATCAAATAAAAAGCGTGCAATGCTCACCTCTAAATTAAGCGAAAACAAAAATCATGCttgagaacaaaaataaaaacgcaAATGGTCGTGCATAAATTAGGTTGGTTCTGATGGAACTGTATGAGTGATGATGTTATTGGGTAGGAGACGACGGTGGCTTGAAAATCGAACAGCTTTGTATGCTTAGAAAGCAAACAGCATTAGGAAAGCGATCATTAGACAGAACAGTCCCATTGCCTCGGTCAAGGCGAAGCCAAGGATAGCGTACGAGAACATTTGTTGCTTGAGGGAAGGATTCCGTGCATAACCGGTGATCAGGGAGCCGAAAACCTGACCAATTCCGACACCTTGTTAATCGTTATTAGCCAAATCAATGGGAGTGCGGGGGGTTAACATGCAGGAGTATATAAAATGTGATTAGTGAGATACGAAAAAAAAGGGCTAATGGTTAAACAAAATGTTAATTAAACGAGACCGAAACTGATGAGTTGGAAGATTATTTTTTACCGGATCCAGCGACACCGACGGTGGCGGCACCAGCACCAATGAACTTCGCGGCCGAATCAATATCGCGAGTGACCGGCGACGTCTGGAATGACCGGACCTGGGGCAGCA
Protein-coding sequences here:
- the LOC129765266 gene encoding ATP synthase lipid-binding protein, mitochondrial; protein product: MFVSSAARIAPVARNLVLNGTKAYLRPLSSAVISQSQTLAAQNSSPVALLPQVRSFQTSPVTRDIDSAAKFIGAGAATVGVAGSGAGIGTVFGSLIIGYARNPSLKQQLFSYAILGFALSEAMGLFCLMMAFLLLFAF